In Rhodothermus marinus DSM 4252, a single genomic region encodes these proteins:
- a CDS encoding ABC transporter permease — translation MSFRGVTGLARVAWRNLWRNRRRTLIVLSSVVVGVFVLVLFDTLNLGMVEQMLDNQLRLHIGHVQIHHRGYHANPAVERFFRKAEALRQQVAAEPEVRAVAPRVLVHGLLSSAYNNGGVQLVGVAPEAESLVTFIADQIVAGRYLTGEGSEILIGERLARKLEVRLGDRVVAMAARPDGQIGSEVFRVVGLFRTVSADFDRTMAFIPIDRARAMLGLPPDAAHELAVLLDDVRQADALKTRLQAALPDTLEVLTYRDVVPLLVMQRDLYAEMMYLFYLIIGVALIFGIINAMLMAVLERLPEFGVLRALGMSEGRLFLLVSLESLLLGLLGTAIGWALSLPVYAYLARHGLDLAVFSEALAAFGVGSVIYPRLTLRVVWNAWLIIPLVAWLGALYPAWRAIHVEPVEAMRAV, via the coding sequence ATGAGCTTCCGCGGCGTTACCGGACTGGCCCGCGTGGCCTGGCGCAACCTGTGGCGCAATCGGCGCCGCACGCTAATCGTGCTCAGCAGCGTGGTGGTGGGCGTCTTTGTGCTCGTGCTCTTCGACACGCTCAACCTGGGCATGGTGGAGCAGATGCTCGACAACCAGCTCCGCCTGCACATCGGGCACGTCCAGATCCACCACCGGGGCTACCATGCCAACCCGGCCGTCGAGCGCTTTTTCCGAAAGGCCGAGGCGCTCCGCCAGCAGGTGGCCGCCGAACCCGAAGTGCGGGCGGTGGCACCGCGCGTGCTGGTTCATGGGCTGCTTTCGAGCGCCTACAACAACGGCGGTGTGCAGCTCGTGGGCGTCGCACCCGAAGCCGAGTCGCTCGTGACGTTCATCGCCGACCAGATCGTCGCGGGTCGCTATCTCACCGGCGAGGGCTCGGAGATCCTGATCGGCGAGCGCCTGGCCCGCAAGCTCGAAGTGCGCCTCGGCGACCGGGTGGTGGCCATGGCCGCCCGGCCCGACGGCCAGATCGGCTCGGAGGTGTTCCGCGTGGTGGGGCTGTTCCGCACGGTCAGCGCCGACTTCGACCGGACGATGGCCTTCATCCCGATCGACCGTGCCCGCGCCATGCTGGGGCTGCCCCCCGACGCTGCCCACGAGCTGGCCGTGCTCCTGGACGATGTGCGCCAGGCCGATGCGCTGAAGACCCGCCTGCAGGCCGCGCTGCCCGACACGCTCGAAGTGCTCACCTATCGCGACGTGGTCCCGCTGCTCGTCATGCAGCGCGACCTCTACGCCGAGATGATGTACCTGTTCTACCTGATTATCGGCGTGGCGCTCATCTTCGGGATTATCAACGCCATGCTGATGGCCGTGCTGGAGCGGCTGCCGGAGTTCGGTGTGCTGCGGGCCCTCGGCATGAGCGAGGGGCGGCTGTTTCTACTGGTGTCGCTCGAATCGCTGCTGCTCGGCCTGCTGGGCACGGCCATCGGCTGGGCACTGAGTCTGCCGGTCTACGCCTATCTGGCCCGACACGGGCTGGACCTGGCCGTCTTTTCCGAGGCGCTGGCCGCCTTCGGCGTCGGCTCGGTGATCTATCCGCGTTTGACGCTCCGGGTGGTCTGGAACGCCTGGCTGATCATTCCGCTGGTGGCCTGGCTGGGGGCGCTGTACCCGGCCTGGCGGGCCATTCATGTCGAACCTGTCGAAGCGATGCGCGCCGTATGA
- a CDS encoding ABC transporter ATP-binding protein, giving the protein MNPNAIVQAEQVTKIYDEGAVPVQALRGVSLTIEPGEFTVIAGPSGSGKTTLLNLLGALDVPTEGRVFFEGQDLSTLSRRERARLRLYKIGFVFQAYNLIPVLTALENVEFVLLLQGVPERERRSRALEVLEQLGIGELAHKRPHEMSGGQQQRVAVARAVVSRPRLVLADEPTANLDSATGARLLDLMEQLNREQGVTFVFSSHDPQVIERGRRLLWLHDGQIEREEQR; this is encoded by the coding sequence ATGAATCCGAACGCGATTGTCCAGGCCGAACAGGTAACCAAGATCTACGACGAGGGCGCCGTGCCCGTGCAGGCGCTGCGCGGCGTCTCGCTCACGATCGAGCCGGGCGAGTTCACGGTGATCGCCGGCCCTTCGGGCTCCGGCAAGACGACGCTGCTCAACCTGCTGGGCGCGCTCGACGTGCCCACCGAAGGACGGGTGTTTTTCGAGGGCCAGGACCTGTCCACGCTTTCCCGACGCGAACGGGCCCGGCTCCGGCTCTACAAGATCGGGTTCGTGTTTCAGGCCTACAACCTGATCCCGGTCCTGACGGCGCTGGAGAACGTCGAGTTCGTGCTGCTTTTGCAGGGCGTGCCGGAGCGGGAGCGTCGCAGCCGCGCCCTCGAAGTGCTCGAGCAGCTCGGCATCGGCGAGCTGGCCCACAAACGCCCCCACGAGATGAGCGGCGGCCAGCAGCAGCGGGTGGCCGTCGCCCGCGCCGTGGTCAGCCGTCCCCGCCTGGTGCTGGCCGACGAGCCGACGGCCAACCTCGACTCGGCCACCGGCGCCCGCCTGCTTGACCTGATGGAACAGCTCAACCGCGAGCAGGGCGTGACGTTCGTCTTTTCGTCACACGACCCTCAGGTGATCGAGCGGGGCCGCCGCCTGCTCTGGCTGCACGACGGACAGATCGAACGCGAAGAACAAAGGTGA
- a CDS encoding ABC transporter permease, with product MTGRLAWRNLGRNRRRTLLTVAAVFFATFLMVFMRGLQLGTYDFFIRQSTRLSTGYLQVQHPDYLDRRSLRQSFRLTDSLFARIRTTPGVTGAAPRLESGGLISNRATSYGVRLLGIDPAYEPDVTDFPTRLVEGRMPATTRPLEIVAGYRLLENLGASVGDTLVLLAETYGGFLTSRFAVVVGALRIGYEVHDRSLVLLPLAALQDLLETGNRVTAVAVAVRRNADVPVVRDRLEARLDSTLVVRTWEELMPELRQAIELDNVSGLLFLFMLLIVVAFGVLNTVLMSVLERSREFGVLLALGMPNERLLRVVLAEAALVVLIGLVLGSLAGFGVNTYLIRHPITLGGELARLYEYYGFLPVLTSSVAPEIFLRTALRVLVIAGLAILYPLWHVLRLEPLKGIRYT from the coding sequence ATGACCGGACGGCTGGCCTGGCGCAATCTGGGACGTAACCGCCGACGCACGCTGCTGACGGTGGCGGCCGTCTTTTTTGCCACGTTTCTCATGGTGTTCATGCGCGGGCTCCAGCTCGGCACCTACGACTTTTTCATCCGCCAGAGTACCCGCCTTTCGACGGGCTACCTGCAGGTGCAGCACCCCGACTATCTGGACCGCCGCTCGCTGCGCCAGAGCTTCCGGCTCACCGACTCGCTCTTTGCCCGTATTCGCACCACGCCGGGCGTTACTGGTGCGGCTCCCCGGCTGGAAAGCGGCGGGCTGATCAGCAACCGGGCTACTTCCTACGGCGTGCGTCTGCTGGGCATCGATCCGGCTTACGAGCCGGACGTGACCGACTTTCCCACCCGGCTGGTCGAAGGCCGCATGCCGGCGACTACCCGTCCGCTGGAGATCGTGGCCGGTTATCGCCTGCTCGAAAACCTGGGCGCTTCGGTGGGCGACACGCTGGTGCTGCTGGCTGAAACGTACGGTGGCTTTCTGACCAGTCGCTTCGCCGTGGTGGTGGGGGCGCTGCGCATCGGCTACGAGGTGCACGATCGCTCCCTTGTGCTGCTGCCGCTGGCGGCGCTGCAGGACCTGCTCGAAACCGGCAACCGTGTGACGGCCGTGGCGGTGGCCGTCCGGCGCAACGCCGACGTGCCCGTCGTGCGCGACCGGCTCGAAGCCCGGCTCGACAGCACGCTCGTCGTGCGCACCTGGGAAGAACTGATGCCCGAGCTGCGCCAGGCCATCGAACTGGACAACGTCAGCGGCCTGCTTTTTCTCTTCATGCTCCTGATCGTGGTGGCCTTCGGCGTGCTGAACACGGTGCTGATGAGCGTGCTGGAGCGCTCGCGGGAGTTTGGCGTGCTGCTGGCGCTGGGCATGCCCAACGAACGGCTGCTGCGCGTGGTGCTCGCCGAGGCCGCGCTGGTGGTGCTGATCGGCCTCGTACTGGGAAGCCTGGCCGGCTTTGGCGTCAACACGTACCTGATCCGCCACCCGATCACGCTGGGCGGCGAGCTGGCTCGGCTCTACGAGTACTACGGCTTTCTGCCGGTGCTGACCTCGTCGGTGGCCCCCGAAATCTTCCTGCGTACGGCGCTGCGCGTGCTGGTGATCGCCGGCCTGGCCATCCTGTACCCGCTCTGGCACGTGCTCCGACTCGAACCGTTGAAAGGCATCCGCTACACCTGA
- a CDS encoding class II D-tagatose-bisphosphate aldolase non-catalytic subunit gives MQAQALLTVPFDRVATHARGFVGWVAELLQGPLAYQHTLLAVCPNSEAVTRAALEAAAEANAPLLFAATLNQVDLDGGYTGWTPATLARFVADELARLDLHIPVVLGLDHGGPWKKDLHARNRLSFEETFQAVLRAIEACLDAGYGLLHLDPTVDLELSPGTPVPIPRIVERSVALLRHAETYRLRRNLPPVAYEVGTEEVGGGLQAEARMAEFLDRLWTALDREGLPHPVFVVGDIGTRLDTRTFDFERARRLDALVRRYGALIKGHYTDDVDRLDLYPKAGIGGANVGPGLAAIEFEALEALVEEARRRGLSVTFDQAIRRAVVESGRWTKWLQPEEKGQPFDALDPERQRWLVATGSRYVWTHPAVLQARRELYEALAPWLDADAFVRTRIKARLMDYFRAFNLIHFNERLQAFLPE, from the coding sequence ATGCAGGCGCAGGCCCTGCTGACCGTTCCATTTGATCGGGTGGCGACCCACGCACGCGGGTTTGTGGGCTGGGTGGCCGAACTGCTGCAGGGGCCCCTGGCCTATCAGCATACGCTGCTGGCTGTCTGTCCCAATTCGGAAGCGGTAACACGGGCCGCGCTGGAGGCCGCCGCCGAGGCCAACGCCCCGCTGCTTTTTGCCGCCACGCTGAACCAGGTGGACCTCGACGGCGGCTACACCGGCTGGACGCCCGCCACGCTGGCCCGGTTCGTGGCGGACGAACTGGCCCGCCTGGACCTGCACATCCCCGTCGTGCTCGGCCTGGACCACGGCGGCCCCTGGAAAAAGGATCTGCACGCCCGCAACCGATTGTCCTTTGAGGAAACCTTCCAGGCCGTGCTGCGGGCCATCGAGGCCTGTCTGGATGCCGGCTACGGCCTGCTGCACCTGGATCCGACGGTCGATCTGGAGCTATCGCCCGGCACGCCGGTGCCCATCCCGCGCATTGTCGAACGCTCGGTAGCGCTTTTGCGTCATGCCGAAACCTATCGACTTCGACGTAACCTGCCGCCGGTCGCCTACGAGGTGGGCACCGAAGAAGTCGGCGGCGGCCTGCAGGCCGAAGCGCGCATGGCGGAGTTTCTGGATCGCCTCTGGACCGCACTGGACCGGGAAGGCCTGCCCCATCCAGTCTTCGTGGTGGGCGACATCGGCACCCGGCTCGACACGCGCACGTTCGACTTCGAGCGGGCCCGACGGCTGGACGCGCTGGTGCGCCGCTACGGTGCCCTCATCAAAGGGCACTACACCGACGACGTGGATCGCCTCGATCTGTACCCGAAGGCGGGCATCGGCGGGGCCAACGTGGGCCCGGGCCTGGCCGCCATCGAGTTTGAAGCGCTGGAGGCGCTGGTGGAGGAAGCCCGTCGCCGCGGTCTTTCGGTGACGTTCGATCAGGCCATCCGCCGGGCCGTCGTCGAAAGCGGACGCTGGACGAAGTGGCTCCAACCGGAAGAGAAAGGCCAGCCGTTCGATGCGCTGGATCCCGAGCGGCAACGCTGGCTGGTGGCCACCGGCAGCCGCTACGTGTGGACGCATCCGGCCGTCCTGCAGGCCCGCCGCGAACTCTACGAGGCGCTCGCCCCCTGGCTCGATGCCGACGCTTTCGTGCGCACGCGCATCAAAGCACGCCTGATGGACTACTTTCGTGCCTTCAACCTGATCCATTTCAACGAGCGGCTGCAGGCCTTTCTCCCCGAATGA
- a CDS encoding LAGLIDADG family homing endonuclease yields the protein MAKSPRKSSADTPELRRGLRIERVFSQEGVHPFDMVTWERRTAAIYNSKGEAVFEQKDVEFPSTWSQLATNVVASKYFYGDLAAGNGDPREGKREYSLKQLIHRVTRTIADWGKAQGYFATPEDAERFYDELTWLCLHQYGAFNSPVWFNVGLYHQYGVRDTGSKTIYGWDFEKQRVVPVDPYERPQASACFIISVEDSIDDIWQLMAESARLFKFGSGVGADWSKLRSTKEKLSGGGRPSGPVSFMRVQDATGATIKSGGKTRRAAIMQTLKVWHPDIMEFVTAKAKEEKKAWALIEQGYDGSFNGEAYSSVAFQNVNQSVRVTDEFMEAVLARRKFPLKAVTTGKVIEEIDAYELLYKVAEGTWICGDPGLQYEDTIQRWHTCKNSGPINSSNPCVTGDTLVATEDGLRRIDSLVGETPRVVGLDGRLHRTTRVIETGVKPVYRLRTRCGYEVKLTADHPVWTENRGDVPAAELTRNDIVRLVPPRFGREHLDPEVAEYIGLMVGDGCISHEVATLMLDRREKAVAEKVAQVVNQFDRQTHFEGVRVAERPTGVAVATGARAVQEVLKRFAVLDEGSSAKRFTEEVFRLDRQSVAALLRGLFTADGTVANYGRKSQYISLESTSRELLKQVQLLLLGFGIKSKLYENRRLTDRALLPDGRGGVKEYRVQPLYSLRISRSSRVRFEREIGFLPESPKAAALRELNATVSAYEDPLVDQVVSLELLGEEPVYDLTEPVTDHFVANGIAVHNCSEYMFLDNSACNLASLNLRKFQREDGSFDVERFRAAVRIFITAMEILVDNAGYPSEKIAQNSHDYRPLGLGFANLGAMLMAMGLPYDSDEGRAVAGAITAIMHAEAYARSAEIAAIEHIGPFPGFEKNREPMLEVMRMHQAAVEDIHLSCPAYLKEAARESMARMVALGERYGYRNAQATVLAPTGTISFMMDCDTTGIEPDIALVKYKLLAGKGDGMFKIVNNTVPIALRRLGYSEEQIKDILAYIEENDTIEGAPHLKEEHLPVFDCAFKPYKGQRFIHYMGHIKMMAACQPFISGAISKTVNMPEHVTVEEIMDAYIQGWKLGLKALAIYRENSKRSQPLSTRKEDKKGETSGDGMATGEPKVIEKVVEKIVYKPVRKRLPDERPSITHKFSVAGHEGYLHIGLYPDTGMPGEIFITMAKQGSTISGLMDAFATAISIALQYGVPLEDLCNKFSHMRFEPAGFTNNPQIPIAKSIMDYIFRYLSLKFLGRPQEEKQENPRDGVAAEVKRSGPARDERQLELSFEPQPTGKVTPLVGQTIETFLQTQQKSAAAAPEAAAVPTVSFQNQEDAPACSNCGSITVRSGACYVCPNCGSSSGCG from the coding sequence ATGGCAAAGTCCCCCCGCAAGTCGTCGGCAGACACCCCGGAGCTCCGTCGCGGGCTGCGCATCGAGCGCGTATTTTCGCAGGAAGGCGTTCATCCGTTCGACATGGTCACCTGGGAGCGCCGAACGGCCGCCATCTACAACAGCAAAGGCGAAGCGGTTTTCGAGCAGAAGGACGTGGAATTTCCCTCGACGTGGAGCCAGCTCGCCACGAACGTGGTCGCGTCCAAGTACTTCTACGGCGATCTGGCGGCCGGCAATGGCGATCCCCGCGAGGGCAAGCGGGAGTACAGCCTGAAGCAGCTCATCCACCGGGTGACGCGCACAATCGCCGACTGGGGCAAGGCCCAGGGCTATTTCGCCACGCCGGAAGACGCCGAGCGCTTCTACGATGAGCTGACCTGGCTCTGCCTGCACCAGTACGGCGCTTTCAACTCGCCGGTCTGGTTCAACGTGGGCCTCTACCACCAGTACGGCGTGCGCGACACGGGCAGCAAGACGATCTACGGCTGGGATTTCGAAAAGCAGCGGGTGGTGCCCGTCGATCCCTACGAGCGGCCCCAGGCCTCGGCCTGCTTCATCATTTCGGTAGAGGACTCGATCGACGACATCTGGCAGCTCATGGCCGAAAGCGCCCGCCTGTTCAAGTTCGGTTCGGGCGTGGGCGCCGACTGGTCCAAGCTGCGCTCGACGAAGGAGAAGCTTTCAGGCGGTGGTCGGCCTTCGGGTCCGGTTTCGTTCATGCGCGTGCAGGACGCCACGGGCGCCACGATCAAGTCGGGGGGGAAGACGCGCCGGGCCGCCATCATGCAGACGCTGAAGGTCTGGCACCCCGACATCATGGAGTTCGTCACGGCCAAAGCTAAAGAGGAAAAGAAGGCCTGGGCCCTGATCGAGCAGGGCTACGACGGCTCGTTCAACGGCGAGGCCTACAGCTCGGTCGCCTTCCAGAACGTGAACCAGTCCGTGCGCGTCACGGACGAATTCATGGAGGCCGTGCTGGCCCGCAGGAAATTCCCGCTCAAGGCCGTGACGACAGGCAAGGTTATCGAGGAGATCGACGCCTACGAACTGCTCTACAAGGTGGCCGAGGGTACCTGGATCTGCGGCGATCCGGGCCTGCAGTACGAGGACACCATCCAGCGCTGGCACACCTGCAAAAACAGCGGGCCGATCAACTCCAGCAATCCGTGTGTGACGGGCGACACGCTGGTGGCCACCGAGGATGGATTGCGGCGCATCGACAGTCTGGTGGGTGAAACACCGCGGGTAGTCGGACTGGACGGACGCCTGCATCGGACCACCCGGGTGATCGAGACGGGCGTCAAGCCGGTCTACCGACTGCGCACCCGTTGCGGTTATGAGGTGAAGCTGACGGCCGATCACCCGGTGTGGACGGAAAACCGCGGTGATGTGCCGGCCGCCGAACTGACTCGCAACGACATCGTGCGTCTGGTGCCGCCGCGCTTCGGTCGTGAGCATCTGGATCCTGAAGTGGCCGAGTACATCGGTCTGATGGTCGGGGACGGTTGCATTTCGCATGAAGTGGCCACTTTGATGTTGGATCGGCGGGAAAAGGCTGTGGCCGAAAAAGTCGCTCAGGTTGTCAATCAGTTTGATCGACAGACCCATTTTGAAGGTGTTCGGGTGGCAGAGCGGCCTACCGGAGTTGCCGTTGCTACTGGCGCTCGAGCCGTACAGGAGGTTTTGAAGCGGTTTGCTGTGCTGGACGAGGGTTCGTCAGCAAAACGATTTACTGAGGAAGTCTTTCGGCTGGATCGACAGAGTGTGGCGGCGCTGCTACGAGGACTGTTTACGGCCGATGGCACGGTAGCCAACTATGGTAGAAAGAGCCAGTACATCAGCTTGGAATCGACTTCGCGCGAACTCCTGAAGCAGGTTCAGCTGCTTCTGCTGGGCTTTGGTATCAAGAGCAAGCTGTATGAAAACCGGCGTTTGACCGATCGTGCATTGTTGCCGGACGGTAGAGGTGGGGTAAAAGAATACCGCGTTCAGCCTCTATACAGTCTGCGCATTAGCCGGTCGAGCCGGGTCCGCTTTGAGCGAGAGATTGGTTTTCTGCCGGAGAGTCCGAAGGCGGCCGCCCTGCGTGAGCTGAATGCTACCGTGTCGGCGTACGAAGATCCGCTGGTCGATCAGGTTGTTTCGCTTGAACTGCTGGGTGAGGAACCTGTCTACGACCTGACGGAGCCGGTTACGGATCACTTTGTGGCCAACGGCATCGCCGTCCACAACTGCTCCGAATACATGTTCCTCGACAACTCGGCCTGCAACCTGGCCTCGCTGAACCTGCGCAAGTTCCAGCGGGAGGACGGGTCGTTCGATGTCGAGCGTTTCCGGGCGGCCGTGCGGATTTTCATCACGGCCATGGAAATCCTCGTGGACAATGCCGGCTATCCGTCGGAAAAGATCGCCCAGAACAGCCACGACTACCGGCCGCTGGGACTGGGCTTTGCCAACCTGGGCGCCATGCTGATGGCCATGGGGCTGCCCTACGACAGCGATGAAGGACGGGCTGTGGCCGGTGCCATCACGGCGATCATGCACGCAGAAGCCTATGCCCGGAGCGCCGAGATCGCGGCCATCGAGCACATCGGGCCGTTCCCGGGCTTCGAAAAGAACCGGGAGCCCATGCTCGAGGTGATGCGCATGCACCAGGCGGCCGTCGAGGACATTCATCTGAGTTGTCCGGCCTACCTGAAAGAAGCCGCCCGCGAAAGCATGGCGCGCATGGTGGCGCTGGGCGAACGCTACGGCTACCGCAACGCCCAGGCCACGGTACTCGCGCCCACCGGGACCATCTCGTTTATGATGGATTGCGACACGACGGGCATCGAGCCGGACATCGCGCTGGTCAAATACAAGCTGCTGGCGGGCAAGGGCGATGGCATGTTCAAGATCGTCAACAACACGGTGCCCATCGCCCTGCGCCGCCTGGGCTACAGCGAGGAGCAGATCAAGGACATCCTGGCCTACATCGAAGAAAACGACACGATCGAAGGCGCGCCGCACCTGAAAGAAGAGCACCTGCCGGTCTTCGACTGCGCCTTCAAGCCCTACAAGGGCCAGCGCTTCATCCACTACATGGGCCACATCAAGATGATGGCCGCCTGCCAGCCCTTCATCAGCGGTGCCATCTCCAAGACCGTCAACATGCCCGAGCACGTGACGGTCGAGGAAATCATGGACGCCTACATCCAGGGCTGGAAGCTCGGGCTCAAGGCGCTGGCCATCTATCGTGAGAACTCCAAGCGGAGCCAGCCGCTCTCGACGCGCAAAGAAGACAAGAAGGGCGAGACGAGCGGCGACGGCATGGCGACCGGCGAGCCGAAGGTCATCGAAAAGGTCGTCGAGAAGATCGTCTACAAGCCGGTGCGTAAGCGGCTGCCCGACGAGCGGCCTTCGATCACGCACAAGTTCTCGGTGGCTGGCCACGAAGGGTACCTGCACATCGGCCTGTACCCGGACACCGGCATGCCGGGCGAGATCTTCATCACGATGGCCAAGCAGGGCTCGACGATCTCGGGATTGATGGACGCCTTTGCGACGGCCATCTCGATTGCGCTCCAGTACGGCGTGCCGCTCGAAGACCTGTGCAACAAGTTCAGCCACATGCGCTTCGAGCCGGCCGGCTTCACGAACAACCCGCAGATTCCGATCGCCAAGTCCATCATGGACTACATCTTCCGCTACCTGTCGCTCAAATTCCTGGGACGGCCGCAGGAAGAAAAGCAGGAAAATCCACGCGACGGGGTGGCGGCCGAGGTGAAACGCAGCGGTCCGGCCCGTGATGAGCGGCAACTGGAGCTGAGCTTCGAGCCGCAGCCGACCGGCAAGGTGACGCCGCTGGTGGGACAGACGATCGAAACCTTCCTGCAGACGCAGCAGAAGAGCGCGGCCGCCGCGCCGGAAGCCGCTGCGGTGCCGACGGTGTCGTTCCAGAACCAGGAAGACGCGCCGGCCTGCTCGAACTGTGGTTCGATCACCGTGCGCTCGGGCGCCTGCTACGTGTGCCCGAACTGCGGTAGCTCGAGCGGTTGCGGCTGA
- the amrS gene encoding AmmeMemoRadiSam system radical SAM enzyme, translating to MGTYHPTKYWHRLEDGRVQCDLCSRHCRLQEGQRGFCFVRMNRGGQIVLTTYGRSSGFCIDPIEKKPLNHFLPGTAVLSFGTAGCNLGCRFCQNWDISKSREMDTLADEAAPETIARVAEALGCRSVAFTYNDPVIFHEYALDVARACHERGIRTVAVTAGYVCPEPRAEFYAHMDAANVDLKAFSERFYRKICAGELAPVLDTLRYIYHETNTWLEITTLLIPGENDSDAELHALTEWIVTNLGPDVPLHFTAFHPDWKMRDHPPTPPETLRHARAIALKNGLRYVYTGNILDPEGQSTYCHVCGRLLIGRVGYRITAWHLDPQGRCPDCRTPCAGVFEARPGTWGPRRQPVWLKAFAP from the coding sequence ATGGGAACCTATCATCCCACGAAATACTGGCACCGGCTGGAAGACGGACGGGTGCAGTGCGACCTGTGCTCGCGGCACTGCCGGCTTCAGGAAGGACAGCGGGGCTTCTGCTTCGTGCGCATGAACCGGGGCGGTCAGATCGTGCTGACCACCTACGGCCGCTCCAGCGGCTTCTGCATCGATCCCATCGAGAAAAAGCCGCTGAACCATTTCCTGCCGGGAACGGCCGTGCTCTCGTTCGGCACCGCGGGCTGCAACCTGGGCTGCCGCTTCTGCCAGAACTGGGACATCAGCAAGTCGCGCGAGATGGACACGCTGGCCGACGAGGCCGCGCCCGAAACCATCGCCCGCGTGGCCGAAGCGCTGGGCTGCCGGAGCGTCGCCTTCACCTACAACGACCCGGTCATCTTTCACGAATACGCCCTCGATGTGGCCCGGGCCTGCCATGAGCGGGGCATCCGGACGGTGGCCGTCACGGCCGGTTACGTCTGTCCGGAGCCGCGGGCCGAATTCTACGCCCACATGGACGCGGCCAACGTGGACCTGAAGGCTTTCTCGGAACGCTTCTATCGCAAGATCTGCGCGGGCGAGCTGGCCCCCGTGCTCGACACGCTCCGCTACATCTATCACGAAACCAATACCTGGCTCGAGATCACCACGCTGCTCATCCCCGGCGAAAACGACAGCGACGCCGAGCTGCACGCGCTCACCGAATGGATCGTCACGAATCTGGGGCCAGACGTACCGCTGCATTTCACGGCCTTTCATCCGGACTGGAAGATGCGGGACCATCCGCCCACGCCGCCGGAGACGCTGCGCCACGCCCGCGCCATTGCGCTGAAAAACGGTCTGCGCTACGTGTACACGGGTAACATTCTGGACCCGGAAGGCCAGAGCACCTACTGCCACGTGTGCGGCCGCCTGCTGATCGGCCGCGTGGGCTACCGGATCACGGCCTGGCACCTGGACCCGCAGGGCCGCTGCCCGGATTGCCGGACGCCCTGCGCGGGCGTCTTCGAGGCCCGGCCCGGCACCTGGGGCCCCCGCCGCCAGCCCGTATGGCTGAAGGCGTTTGCGCCCTGA